The Gemmata palustris genome includes a region encoding these proteins:
- a CDS encoding DUF3472 domain-containing protein, whose amino-acid sequence MTRLAIATLALTTFAVCSSPADEKLKGIACRSVHLGYPAPEGVAFYNEMTVEKSADGTYFMAAGWGKGYFGIQELANGKKLVLFSVWDPTAGDDPKKVDAEKRVKMLHKDDAVRVQRFGGEGTGGQSFFDYEWKVGQTYRFLVTAKPDGDARTAYSGYFFVPEKKEWKHLVTFSTLTKGDLLKGCYSFVEDFRRNKVSTTKERRAAFGNGWVKTKKGEWVALDNARFTADANPVLNIDAGATAGHYFLATGGDIENKTTKLKEQIARDKEKLEAKPPADLPKWE is encoded by the coding sequence ATGACACGCCTCGCCATCGCGACTCTTGCGCTTACCACTTTTGCTGTCTGTTCCAGCCCCGCGGACGAGAAACTGAAGGGCATCGCGTGCCGGTCGGTCCACCTCGGCTACCCGGCGCCGGAAGGGGTCGCGTTTTACAACGAGATGACCGTCGAGAAGTCCGCCGACGGCACGTACTTCATGGCCGCCGGGTGGGGTAAGGGGTACTTCGGCATCCAGGAACTCGCGAACGGAAAGAAGCTCGTGCTGTTCTCCGTGTGGGATCCGACGGCCGGCGACGACCCCAAGAAGGTGGACGCCGAGAAGCGCGTGAAGATGCTGCACAAGGACGACGCGGTGCGCGTCCAGCGGTTCGGCGGCGAGGGCACCGGCGGGCAATCGTTCTTCGACTACGAATGGAAGGTCGGCCAGACGTACCGCTTCCTCGTGACCGCGAAGCCCGACGGCGACGCGCGGACCGCGTACAGCGGCTACTTCTTCGTGCCCGAAAAGAAGGAGTGGAAGCACCTCGTCACGTTCTCGACGCTCACGAAGGGCGACCTGCTCAAGGGCTGCTACTCGTTCGTGGAAGACTTCCGGCGGAACAAAGTGTCCACCACAAAAGAGCGGCGCGCCGCCTTCGGCAACGGTTGGGTGAAAACCAAGAAGGGTGAGTGGGTGGCGCTCGACAACGCGCGATTTACCGCGGACGCGAACCCCGTGCTGAACATCGACGCGGGCGCGACTGCGGGTCACTACTTCCTCGCGACGGGCGGCGACATCGAGAACAAAACGACCAAACTGAAGGAGCAAATCGCCCGCGACAAAGAGAAGCTCGAAGCGAAGCCGCCCGCGGACCTGCCGAAGTGGGAGTGA
- a CDS encoding WD40 repeat domain-containing protein yields the protein MSTPVTTTHTEDSAPIRPSPLVKRVFGEPRFHTDGDIAAIAFSADGSLLSIDEAGVLRHWAPDGAQLARHFLSDIETLWCFSAGAKLLASGNDDLLLWDVKTGQLLRRIEQPADQQSWVTAIAFSADGSTVASGHDDGKIRFWDTAAYKFVGEIAAHPRKGIAAIAFSPNGAFVATAGEDLSVRVWDADTHKPVAELKSHTDRVPALTWSPDSSLLISAGWDTSARVWRPTHPDPLMLLNSHADQVVTVAFSPEGKYLACADSDFDIHLWLDAEAATRGPVLRGHNDEIRCLAFSPDGTRLASAGADRVVHVWDVRDGKLIAGPNPRGRHAITIIPGAPLRLASSGAANVRVWDVESGDEVAPTNLCSAFSVAASPDGKWLGVGGTDYFTQLWDAADGHLAASLEATKPPIGFVTFSPDSKVLAHTSPADGLVWLWTCASGQPDMIIVEAADACTLETLAFHPNGKWIACGGVDYMSTCERDGAVCVWDVTTKEKLCTYDTGVTALAFDPQGKYLAGAGLDDAVYVWDAETQHTVFVFGGHQQNINAVVFDPTGSYLLSAGDDGTVRAWDVLSGRHLVARAFDCPVQSLAFSPDGKYLFCGNSNTTCYQVEFKKFLEE from the coding sequence ATGTCCACACCCGTAACCACCACCCACACCGAAGATAGCGCACCCATCCGCCCGTCGCCGCTCGTCAAACGTGTCTTCGGCGAACCGCGATTCCACACCGACGGCGACATCGCCGCGATCGCGTTTTCGGCGGACGGTTCGCTCCTGTCCATCGACGAAGCGGGCGTGCTCCGGCACTGGGCGCCGGACGGCGCCCAACTCGCGCGGCACTTCCTCAGCGACATCGAAACACTGTGGTGCTTCAGCGCTGGCGCGAAACTGCTCGCCAGCGGAAACGACGATCTCCTTTTGTGGGACGTGAAGACCGGTCAGCTCCTGCGCCGCATCGAACAACCGGCCGACCAGCAGTCGTGGGTCACCGCGATCGCGTTCAGTGCGGACGGGAGCACCGTCGCGAGCGGGCACGACGACGGCAAAATCCGGTTCTGGGACACGGCCGCGTACAAGTTCGTCGGGGAGATCGCCGCGCACCCGCGGAAGGGGATCGCCGCGATCGCGTTCTCGCCCAACGGCGCGTTCGTCGCCACCGCGGGCGAAGACCTCAGCGTGCGGGTGTGGGACGCGGACACGCACAAGCCCGTCGCCGAGCTGAAGAGCCACACCGACCGCGTCCCGGCGCTCACCTGGAGCCCCGATTCGAGCCTGCTGATTTCTGCGGGGTGGGACACGTCCGCGCGCGTCTGGCGCCCCACCCACCCGGACCCGCTCATGCTGCTCAACAGCCACGCGGACCAGGTGGTGACGGTCGCGTTCAGCCCGGAGGGGAAGTACCTCGCCTGCGCCGATTCGGACTTCGACATCCACCTGTGGCTCGACGCAGAGGCCGCCACGCGCGGCCCGGTGCTCCGCGGCCACAACGACGAGATCCGCTGTCTCGCTTTTAGCCCCGACGGGACGAGGCTCGCCAGCGCCGGCGCGGACCGGGTCGTTCACGTGTGGGACGTGCGCGACGGGAAGCTCATTGCGGGTCCGAACCCGCGCGGCCGCCACGCGATCACGATCATCCCGGGCGCGCCGCTGCGGTTGGCGAGTTCCGGCGCCGCGAACGTGCGCGTGTGGGACGTCGAGAGCGGCGACGAAGTGGCCCCGACGAACCTGTGCTCGGCGTTCTCGGTCGCGGCCAGCCCGGACGGGAAATGGCTCGGCGTCGGCGGCACGGACTACTTCACGCAGTTGTGGGACGCGGCCGACGGGCACCTCGCCGCGTCGCTCGAGGCGACCAAGCCGCCGATCGGGTTCGTCACGTTCAGCCCGGACTCCAAGGTTCTGGCGCACACCAGCCCGGCCGACGGCCTCGTGTGGCTGTGGACGTGCGCGAGCGGCCAGCCGGACATGATTATCGTCGAGGCCGCCGACGCCTGCACCCTGGAGACGCTCGCGTTCCACCCGAACGGTAAGTGGATCGCGTGCGGCGGCGTCGATTACATGTCCACCTGCGAGCGCGACGGCGCGGTGTGCGTGTGGGACGTGACGACGAAGGAGAAGCTCTGCACCTACGACACGGGCGTGACCGCGCTCGCGTTCGACCCGCAGGGCAAGTACCTCGCGGGCGCCGGGCTCGACGACGCGGTGTACGTGTGGGACGCGGAAACGCAGCACACCGTGTTCGTGTTCGGCGGGCACCAGCAGAACATCAACGCGGTGGTGTTCGACCCGACCGGCAGCTACCTGCTCAGCGCGGGCGACGACGGCACCGTGCGGGCGTGGGACGTCCTCAGCGGCCGGCACCTCGTGGCCCGCGCGTTCGACTGCCCGGTGCAGTCGCTCGCGTTCAGCCCGGACGGGAAGTACCTCTTCTGCGGCAACAGCAACACGACCTGCTACCAGGTCGAGTTCAAGAAGTTCCTGGAAGAGTGA
- a CDS encoding DUF6940 family protein, producing MWTSHCEELPTGLRFAVHRDARAAPFVDVVHALRSDAEFRSWFNALLADVPYSAFRWETPGVTEATAVRAFEFVALDAPHLSRRPDPAAFDEHFHRSPGTGALEFPNLSGDAIMVVPCPIGAPSAYGHLAAFVRNAPEAQRDELWTLVGEAMTRRLGSAPVWLSTAGAGVPWLHVRLDARPKYYGHVPYRR from the coding sequence ATGTGGACCTCGCACTGTGAAGAGCTACCCACCGGCCTTCGCTTCGCCGTTCATCGCGACGCGCGCGCCGCACCCTTCGTGGACGTAGTTCACGCACTCCGGTCCGATGCCGAATTCAGGTCGTGGTTCAACGCGCTCCTCGCCGACGTGCCGTATTCCGCGTTCCGGTGGGAAACGCCCGGCGTCACGGAGGCGACCGCGGTGCGGGCGTTCGAGTTCGTTGCGCTCGATGCCCCTCACCTCTCCCGGCGCCCCGATCCGGCCGCATTCGACGAACACTTCCACCGTTCGCCCGGGACCGGAGCGCTCGAGTTCCCGAACCTCAGTGGCGACGCGATCATGGTCGTCCCGTGTCCGATCGGCGCGCCATCGGCCTACGGGCACCTCGCGGCGTTTGTGCGGAACGCCCCCGAAGCGCAGCGCGACGAACTCTGGACACTGGTCGGCGAAGCGATGACGCGCCGGCTCGGGTCCGCACCCGTGTGGCTCAGCACGGCCGGGGCCGGGGTGCCGTGGCTCCACGTGCGATTGGACGCCCGGCCCAAATACTACGGCCACGTCCCGTACCGCCGGTGA
- a CDS encoding ATP-dependent Clp protease ATP-binding subunit has protein sequence MYERFTDRARKVMQLANQEAQRFNHEYIGTEHVLLGLVKEGSGVAANVLKNLDIDLRKIRLEVEKIVQHGPGGEQVVMGRLPHTPRAKKVIEYSIEEARNLNHNYVGTEHLLLGLLREQEGVAAQVLMNLGLKLEDVREEVLNLLGHNMPNESEGNSGREGGERSGSERAGRNKSKTPALDSFGRDLTELARQGKLDPVIGRTAEIERVIQILSRRQKNNPVLLGEAGVGKTAIVEGLAQLVIDQNVPELLRDKRIVVLDLAMMVAGTKYRGQFEERIKAVMNEVRRAKNTMLFIDELHTLVGAGGAEGAIDASNVLKPALARGEIQCIGATTLDEYRKYIEKDAALARRFQAIIVNPPSMAETVEILKGLRDRYEAHHRVQITDAALKHAVELSERYITGHCLPDKAIDVIDEAGARVRLKGMTRPPDLKELDEKIEKLNQEKEAAVMDQDFERAASLRDQSEKLRKEKETTHKQWREKAKETDGVVDEEVIAEVVSKMTGVPLRKVGEDETRRLLNMEAELHTAVISQNEAIHSIAKAVRKSRSGMKDPKRPIGSFIFAGPTGVGKTLLAKQLAKFMFGDENNIVQLDMSEYMEKHNVSRLVGAPPGYIGYEEGGQLTEKIRRKPYSVVLLDEIEKAHPDVWNMLLQIMEEGRLTDNVGRVVDFKNTILIMTTNIGAETIVDQGDMNTPWLRGVKKDTETSYQDMQKKLKGRMEKEFKPEFLNRLDEIIVFRKLNNDDLKAIVNMELLKVAKRLGEKGIKLTVTDEAKEYLIDKGSSVEYGARPLRRAIEQHLEDMLAEELLKGTFHGADTLTVKIVEENGEKKLGFDSHAVAPAVTTGPA, from the coding sequence ATGTATGAACGATTCACGGATCGGGCGCGGAAGGTGATGCAGCTGGCCAACCAGGAGGCCCAGCGCTTTAACCACGAGTACATCGGGACCGAGCATGTGCTGCTCGGCCTCGTTAAAGAGGGGTCGGGCGTCGCGGCCAACGTGCTCAAGAACCTGGACATCGACCTCCGGAAGATCCGGCTCGAGGTCGAGAAGATCGTCCAGCACGGGCCGGGCGGCGAGCAGGTCGTCATGGGGCGCCTCCCGCACACCCCCAGGGCCAAGAAGGTCATCGAGTACTCCATCGAGGAGGCTCGGAACCTGAACCACAACTACGTCGGCACCGAGCACCTGTTGCTCGGCCTCCTGCGCGAGCAGGAGGGCGTCGCCGCCCAGGTTCTCATGAACCTGGGTCTCAAACTCGAAGACGTGCGTGAAGAAGTCCTGAATCTCTTGGGGCACAACATGCCGAACGAATCCGAAGGCAACAGCGGGCGCGAGGGCGGCGAGCGCAGCGGGTCCGAGCGCGCCGGGCGCAACAAATCCAAGACCCCGGCGCTCGACAGCTTCGGGCGCGACCTCACCGAACTGGCCCGCCAGGGCAAGCTCGACCCCGTGATCGGGCGCACGGCCGAGATCGAGCGCGTCATCCAGATCCTGTCGCGCCGGCAGAAGAACAACCCGGTGCTCCTCGGCGAGGCCGGGGTCGGCAAGACGGCCATCGTGGAAGGGCTCGCGCAACTGGTCATCGACCAGAACGTGCCGGAGCTGCTCCGCGACAAGCGCATCGTCGTGCTCGACCTCGCGATGATGGTCGCCGGGACCAAGTACCGCGGGCAGTTCGAGGAGCGCATCAAGGCGGTGATGAACGAGGTGCGCCGCGCGAAGAACACCATGCTGTTCATCGACGAGTTGCACACGCTCGTCGGCGCGGGCGGGGCCGAGGGCGCCATCGACGCCTCCAACGTGCTGAAGCCGGCGCTGGCGCGCGGCGAGATCCAGTGCATCGGCGCGACCACGCTCGACGAGTACCGCAAGTACATCGAGAAGGACGCGGCCCTGGCCCGCCGGTTCCAGGCGATCATCGTGAACCCGCCGTCGATGGCGGAAACGGTAGAGATCCTCAAGGGCCTGCGCGACCGCTACGAGGCGCACCACCGGGTCCAGATCACCGACGCCGCGCTCAAGCACGCGGTCGAACTGTCCGAGCGCTACATCACCGGCCACTGCCTGCCGGACAAGGCCATCGACGTGATCGACGAGGCCGGCGCGCGGGTGCGGCTGAAGGGCATGACCCGGCCGCCGGACCTCAAGGAACTCGACGAGAAGATCGAGAAGCTGAACCAGGAAAAAGAAGCCGCGGTCATGGACCAGGACTTCGAGCGCGCGGCGAGCCTGCGCGACCAGTCCGAGAAGCTCCGCAAGGAAAAGGAAACCACGCACAAGCAGTGGCGCGAGAAGGCCAAGGAAACCGACGGCGTGGTGGACGAAGAGGTGATCGCCGAGGTGGTCAGCAAGATGACCGGTGTGCCGCTCCGCAAGGTCGGCGAGGACGAGACGCGGCGGCTCCTCAACATGGAGGCCGAGCTGCACACGGCCGTCATCAGCCAGAACGAGGCCATCCACTCGATCGCCAAGGCGGTGCGCAAGAGCCGGTCCGGGATGAAGGACCCGAAGCGGCCCATCGGGAGCTTCATCTTCGCCGGCCCGACCGGGGTGGGCAAGACGCTGCTCGCGAAGCAGCTCGCGAAGTTCATGTTCGGCGACGAAAACAACATCGTGCAGCTCGACATGTCCGAGTACATGGAGAAGCACAACGTGTCGCGGCTGGTCGGCGCCCCCCCGGGCTACATCGGGTACGAGGAGGGCGGCCAGCTCACCGAGAAGATCCGCCGTAAGCCGTACTCGGTGGTGCTGCTCGACGAAATCGAGAAGGCCCACCCGGACGTGTGGAACATGCTTCTCCAGATCATGGAAGAGGGCCGGCTGACCGACAACGTGGGCCGGGTGGTGGACTTCAAGAACACCATTCTCATCATGACCACGAACATCGGGGCCGAGACGATCGTGGACCAGGGCGACATGAACACGCCGTGGCTCCGCGGGGTTAAGAAGGACACCGAGACCAGCTACCAGGACATGCAGAAGAAGCTCAAGGGGAGGATGGAAAAGGAGTTCAAACCCGAGTTCCTGAACCGCCTCGACGAGATCATCGTGTTCCGCAAGCTGAACAACGACGACCTCAAGGCCATCGTGAACATGGAACTGCTGAAGGTCGCCAAGCGGCTGGGCGAGAAGGGCATCAAGTTGACCGTGACCGATGAGGCCAAGGAGTACCTGATCGACAAGGGCTCCAGCGTCGAGTATGGTGCGCGCCCGCTCCGCCGGGCCATCGAGCAGCACCTCGAGGACATGCTCGCCGAGGAGCTGCTCAAGGGCACGTTCCACGGGGCGGACACGCTGACCGTGAAGATCGTGGAGGAGAACGGCGAGAAGAAGCTCGGGTTCGATTCCCACGCGGTCGCACCCGCCGTCACCACCGGCCCCGCGTAA
- a CDS encoding Uma2 family endonuclease, with product MSSITKTPPPAVHYPDSDGQPMADNTLQFEWIVTLQGNIDLMFRDQKDVFVAGDHLIYPVEGNADVRQAPDVYVAFGRPKGHWGSYKVFEEDHVFPQVIFEVWSPGNRFTQMEDKRDFYARYGAEEYYIVYPEFPAHLDGWLSKGEKLERVENMNGHFSPRLGIRFELQRGNIAVYHPDGRRFLSYVDLGALQHETQTRAETAEQHAEEERQRAEQERLRAEEARQKAERLAARLRELGIDPDAV from the coding sequence ATGTCGTCAATCACCAAAACGCCCCCGCCGGCGGTCCACTACCCCGACTCCGACGGTCAGCCGATGGCCGATAACACGCTCCAGTTCGAGTGGATCGTCACGCTCCAGGGCAACATCGACCTGATGTTCCGGGACCAGAAGGACGTGTTTGTCGCGGGCGACCACCTCATCTACCCCGTTGAGGGCAATGCGGACGTCCGCCAGGCGCCGGACGTGTACGTCGCGTTCGGGCGCCCCAAGGGGCACTGGGGTAGCTACAAGGTGTTCGAGGAAGACCACGTCTTCCCGCAAGTAATCTTCGAGGTCTGGTCGCCGGGTAACCGCTTCACCCAGATGGAAGACAAGCGGGACTTCTACGCCCGGTACGGAGCGGAAGAATACTACATCGTGTACCCGGAGTTCCCGGCCCACCTCGACGGTTGGTTGAGCAAGGGCGAGAAGCTCGAACGCGTTGAGAACATGAACGGGCACTTCAGCCCGCGGCTCGGTATCCGCTTCGAGTTGCAGCGCGGGAACATCGCGGTGTACCACCCGGACGGCCGACGGTTCCTGAGCTACGTCGATCTCGGCGCACTGCAACACGAAACTCAAACGCGAGCCGAAACCGCAGAGCAACACGCGGAAGAAGAGCGCCAGCGTGCGGAACAAGAACGGCTACGCGCGGAAGAGGCGCGACAAAAGGCCGAGCGACTCGCGGCGCGGCTCCGCGAACTCGGCATCGATCCCGATGCGGTGTGA